CAGCAGGGTGCTTTTGCCCGCCCCTGAATGCCCGGTGAGAAACGCCATCTCGCCGGACTCCAGTTCGAAGTCCAGGTTGAGCAGGGCGTCCTGACCACTGGCATAGCGTTTGGAAACGTTACTGAACCGGATAGCTGCCATCGCGAAATCTCAATCGAACAAAGCGTGTACGAACTCGTCCGCTTCAAATGGGCGCAGATCATCGACTTGCTCACCCACGCCGATAAATCGGATCGGCAGGCCAAACTGCTTGGCGATGGCGAAGATGATGCCACCCTTGGCGGTACCATCAAGCTTGGTCAACGTGATACCGGTCACGCCCACCGACTCCTTGAACTGCTTGGCTTGGCTGATGGCGTTCTGACCAGTACCGGCATCCAGCACCAGCATCACTTCATGCGGAGCATCAGGGTCGAGCTTCTGCATCACGCGTACCACCTTCTGCAACTCTTGCATCAGGTTATCCTTGTTTTGCAGTCGACCCGCCGTATCCGCGATCAGCACATCGACTCCCTTGGACTGAGCGGACTGCAACGCATCAAAGATCACTGACGCGGAATCGGCACCGGTGTGCTGAGCAACCACTGGAACACTGTTGCGTTCACCCCATACCTGCAGCTGCTCCACGGCAGCAGCGCGGAAGGTATCGCCCGCAGCCAGCATCACCGACTTGCCTTCAGTCTGATACTTTTTCGCCAGCTTGCCGATGGTGGTGGTCTTGCCTACGCCATTGACACCAACCATCAGGATGACAGCCGGTTTCTTCTCTGGCAGACGCAACGGATGCTCAACACCACCGAGCAGCTCTCCCAGTTCCTGCTTGAGCGCCTCTTTCAGGGCTTCGGCATCCTTCAGCTGCTTGCGCTCGACGCGATCCGTCAGACGCTCGATGATTTCGGTGGTGGCTTCAACGCCAATATCCGCCATCAGAAGGGTGGTTTCGATCTCTTCGAGCAGGTCGTCATCAATTTCCTTGGCACCGAGAAACAGATCACCCAGCTGCTCGGTCAAGTTCGCTTTGGTACGGCTAAGGCCAGACTTGATGCGATCAAACAGGCGCTTTTTCTGCTGTTCGGGTGCTTCTGCCGCCAGCTTTGCTGCTTCGGCAGCCTCAGCGGCCTGACGCTCTTCTTCGGCCTGCATTTCCGCTTG
This DNA window, taken from Marinobacterium iners, encodes the following:
- the ftsY gene encoding signal recognition particle-docking protein FtsY, whose product is MEALYTWMADRGLDPATLPWIAGVFLVVLVLVIAQVSKRRTQRLEQQAQADAQRRIEETRAAEVAEAEKVAKREAEAAEKAERQKAEQQVAKEQAAAEAAAEAERRAAEKAEAEAKQQAEQAAAEVALKAEEEAARQAREVARQQEAEAVARQAEEAARKAAEVAAEAERQAAAERAAQAQAEMQAEEERQAAEAAEAAKLAAEAPEQQKKRLFDRIKSGLSRTKANLTEQLGDLFLGAKEIDDDLLEEIETTLLMADIGVEATTEIIERLTDRVERKQLKDAEALKEALKQELGELLGGVEHPLRLPEKKPAVILMVGVNGVGKTTTIGKLAKKYQTEGKSVMLAAGDTFRAAAVEQLQVWGERNSVPVVAQHTGADSASVIFDALQSAQSKGVDVLIADTAGRLQNKDNLMQELQKVVRVMQKLDPDAPHEVMLVLDAGTGQNAISQAKQFKESVGVTGITLTKLDGTAKGGIIFAIAKQFGLPIRFIGVGEQVDDLRPFEADEFVHALFD